The following proteins come from a genomic window of bacterium:
- the tsaA gene encoding tRNA (N6-threonylcarbamoyladenosine(37)-N6)-methyltransferase TrmO — translation MKVRPIGIIHTPFKHKKDTPIQPLKSKAIGQIELFREYEQGLDNIDSFSHLILIYKFHKSRGYQLKVKPFLDSKLRGIFATRAPRRPNQIGLTVVKLLRRKENILFVKGVDIIDGAPLLDVKPYVPDFGPKEKIKTGWLEGKIK, via the coding sequence ATGAAAGTTAGACCTATAGGGATAATTCATACACCATTTAAACATAAAAAAGATACACCTATCCAACCGTTAAAGTCAAAAGCAATTGGTCAGATTGAACTGTTTAGAGAATATGAGCAAGGTTTAGATAATATAGACAGCTTTTCTCATTTAATTCTGATATATAAATTTCACAAATCAAGAGGCTATCAGTTAAAGGTAAAGCCATTTTTAGATTCCAAACTTAGAGGGATATTTGCAACAAGAGCTCCGAGAAGACCGAATCAGATAGGACTGACTGTGGTCAAATTATTAAGGCGAAAAGAGAATATTTTATTTGTTAAAGGGGTAGATATAATTGATGGCGCACCTTTATTGGATGTAAAACCGTATGTGCCTGATTTCGGGCCAAAAGAGAAAATTAAAACTGGCTGGCTTGAAGGGAAGATAAAATGA
- a CDS encoding ATP-binding protein, whose protein sequence is MKQIVVISGKGGTGKTVIAGSFASLAKNKVMADCDVDAADLHLLLYPVIKETHEFRGGKKAVIDKEKCTGCKKCMEVCRYGAIREVRMGKREARGGYPQFSIPDSQFYIDAISCEGCGVCAHICPEQAIQMKESTTGKWYISDTKYGPLVHAKLGIAEENSGKLVTIVKQNAKTVAEKDGMDYIIIDGPPGIGCPVIASIGGADIALVVTEPTLSGIHDMKRIIGVANHFGIKSVVCINKYDLNMRNTLSIENYCQNSNMKVIGRIPYDETVVKALVKGIPVVEYSNSVSAGEIKILWEKIQAELKDR, encoded by the coding sequence ATGAAGCAAATAGTTGTTATAAGCGGTAAAGGGGGAACTGGAAAAACTGTTATAGCAGGAAGTTTTGCTTCATTAGCTAAAAATAAAGTGATGGCAGATTGTGATGTAGATGCAGCAGATTTACATCTTTTACTCTATCCTGTTATTAAAGAGACGCATGAATTTAGAGGTGGTAAGAAGGCAGTAATAGATAAGGAGAAGTGCACTGGGTGTAAGAAATGTATGGAAGTGTGTAGATATGGGGCAATACGAGAGGTTAGAATGGGGAAACGAGAAGCAAGAGGTGGGTATCCTCAATTCTCAATTCCCGATTCTCAATTCTATATTGATGCAATTTCATGCGAAGGATGTGGAGTCTGTGCACATATTTGTCCTGAACAGGCAATCCAAATGAAGGAAAGTACAACTGGGAAATGGTATATTTCAGATACTAAGTATGGACCGTTAGTTCATGCAAAATTGGGAATTGCAGAGGAGAATTCAGGTAAATTGGTAACTATAGTGAAACAAAATGCAAAGACTGTTGCCGAAAAAGATGGTATGGATTACATCATAATAGACGGTCCGCCCGGCATTGGTTGTCCCGTAATTGCATCTATTGGGGGCGCGGACATTGCGTTAGTAGTTACCGAACCGACTCTTTCAGGTATTCATGATATGAAGAGAATTATTGGAGTAGCAAACCATTTTGGTATCAAATCAGTAGTTTGCATAAATAAGTATGATTTGAATATGCGGAATACGCTATCTATTGAAAACTATTGCCAAAACTCTAATATGAAAGTAATAGGGAGAATACCTTATGATGAAACTGTCGTAAAGGCACTTGTAAAAGGAATTCCAGTGGTAGAATACTCTAATTCTGTATCAGCAGGAGAAATAAAAATTTTGTGGGAGAAAATTCAGGCAGAATTGAAAGATAGGTGA
- a CDS encoding NifB/NifX family molybdenum-iron cluster-binding protein, translating into MKVAVSTEGTQVAPHFGRCPEYTIVEIEEGKVVKKETIQNPAHQPGFLPGYLASMGVNCIITGGMGHRAQGLFAQYNIETIIGVTGSIDQVIDNYLKGGLVGGKSLCDRGQPGHKECKH; encoded by the coding sequence ATGAAAGTAGCTGTTTCTACAGAGGGAACACAAGTTGCTCCCCATTTTGGGAGGTGTCCAGAATATACTATTGTTGAAATAGAGGAGGGCAAGGTGGTGAAAAAGGAAACGATACAAAACCCAGCACATCAGCCAGGGTTTCTACCTGGTTATCTGGCAAGTATGGGAGTGAATTGTATTATTACAGGTGGGATGGGACATCGTGCTCAAGGTCTCTTTGCTCAATACAATATTGAGACCATTATAGGAGTGACCGGCTCTATAGACCAAGTTATAGATAATTATTTGAAAGGCGGACTTGTTGGTGGCAAGAGTTTGTGTGACCGTGGTCAGCCGGGTCATAAAGAGTGTAAGCATTAA
- a CDS encoding DUF1847 domain-containing protein, with the protein MNCAYCEDKVCYQGKDCTEIRDETIKQYNMSEEDLEMAKVASSIEAKYYMKLTRIEEFIMFCKEMKYSHVGIAFCIGLSEEAKILQQILEQKGIKVSSVCCKVCGIPKSKFNLEKIDETKPEVMCSPLGQAKILNQAKVNLNIIFGLCIGHDILFSKHSDAPVTTLVVKDRVLAHNPIGAIYSGYYRRNKLI; encoded by the coding sequence ATGAATTGTGCTTATTGTGAAGATAAAGTATGCTATCAGGGTAAAGATTGCACAGAGATTCGGGATGAGACAATTAAGCAATATAATATGAGTGAGGAAGATTTAGAAATGGCGAAGGTCGCGTCTTCTATTGAGGCTAAATATTATATGAAACTTACGCGAATTGAAGAATTTATAATGTTTTGTAAAGAAATGAAATATAGCCATGTGGGGATTGCTTTTTGTATTGGATTATCAGAAGAAGCAAAAATACTTCAGCAAATTCTGGAGCAGAAAGGGATCAAGGTCTCTTCTGTTTGTTGTAAAGTTTGTGGGATTCCAAAAAGTAAATTTAATCTGGAGAAAATTGATGAAACTAAACCTGAGGTAATGTGTAGTCCTTTAGGACAGGCAAAAATTCTGAACCAAGCTAAAGTAAACTTAAATATTATTTTTGGCTTGTGTATAGGACACGATATTCTGTTTTCTAAACACTCTGACGCACCTGTTACTACATTAGTAGTTAAGGATAGAGTGCTTGCTCATAATCCCATAGGAGCGATCTATTCCGGGTATTATCGTAGGAATAAATTAATTTAA
- a CDS encoding ferrous iron transporter B — MKKILLIGNPNVGKSVIFNRLTGVDVIVSNYPGTTVEFTKGNMRIGEDKVEVVDVPGTYTLEATTKAEEVAVEMLEKGDLVINVVDATNLERSLNLTLQLLKQQVPIIVALNFWDEAKHTGITIDVDRLEEILGIPCIPTCAVTGEGIKRLVDKIEEANISTYDYIEEERWHEIGNIIAKVEKVAHRHHTFLEKLGDASITPFTGVPIALVILFATFKLIRLIGESLIGYIFEPIFEKLWAPLMLKLSGLLGSHGFIHDILIGRLVEGEIDFVKSQGLLTTGLFVPFAMVLPYVFAFYLILSFWEDLGYLPRLAVLADTLMHRLGIHGLAIIPMMLGLGCNVPAALSTRIMETRRERFIAATLMAIAVPCMAQIAMIVGLVGRYGVKGLGTIFGTLFIVWILLGLLLNKFLRGESPEIFVEIPPYRIPYLKGLFKKVWIKIKWFIKEAVPWVLVGVFIVNILYVLHIIDFIARFTSPVITRIFGLPAEAVVALLIGFLRKDVAVGMLAPLGLTLKQLIIASVVLAMYFPCVATFTTLAKELGVMDMLRSACIMIASALIVGGVLNLIL, encoded by the coding sequence TTGAAAAAAATTTTACTTATAGGTAACCCAAATGTTGGTAAAAGTGTTATCTTCAACCGCTTAACTGGTGTAGATGTTATTGTCTCTAACTACCCCGGTACTACTGTTGAGTTTACAAAAGGAAATATGAGAATTGGCGAAGATAAAGTAGAAGTCGTTGATGTCCCAGGAACCTACACTCTTGAAGCAACAACAAAGGCAGAAGAGGTGGCAGTTGAGATGCTTGAAAAAGGAGATTTAGTCATCAATGTTGTGGATGCTACAAATTTAGAAAGGAGTCTTAATCTCACACTACAGTTACTCAAACAACAGGTTCCTATAATTGTTGCTCTCAACTTCTGGGATGAAGCCAAGCATACAGGTATAACAATTGATGTGGATAGATTAGAGGAGATTCTTGGAATCCCATGTATCCCTACTTGTGCTGTGACAGGTGAAGGGATTAAAAGATTAGTGGATAAAATTGAAGAGGCAAATATCTCTACTTATGATTACATAGAGGAAGAAAGGTGGCATGAGATTGGAAATATAATAGCTAAAGTAGAAAAGGTAGCCCACCGTCACCATACATTTCTTGAAAAACTTGGTGATGCATCAATAACACCATTTACTGGAGTCCCAATAGCTCTCGTAATTCTATTTGCTACCTTTAAGCTTATAAGACTTATTGGCGAGAGTCTTATAGGATATATATTTGAACCAATCTTTGAAAAATTATGGGCTCCTTTGATGCTGAAACTGTCAGGACTATTGGGAAGTCACGGATTTATTCATGATATTCTTATTGGAAGATTAGTTGAAGGAGAGATAGATTTTGTTAAGTCACAGGGTCTATTGACTACAGGTCTATTTGTTCCTTTTGCTATGGTTTTACCTTATGTGTTTGCATTCTACTTAATACTATCATTTTGGGAAGACTTAGGTTATCTACCAAGATTAGCTGTTTTAGCGGATACCTTAATGCATAGGCTTGGTATACACGGTCTTGCAATAATTCCTATGATGCTTGGATTAGGCTGTAATGTGCCTGCTGCTCTATCAACCCGAATTATGGAAACAAGGAGGGAGAGATTCATTGCAGCCACCTTAATGGCTATAGCTGTTCCCTGTATGGCACAGATTGCTATGATTGTGGGACTTGTAGGTAGGTATGGGGTGAAGGGATTAGGAACAATCTTTGGTACCTTATTTATTGTATGGATTTTGCTTGGGCTTTTACTTAATAAATTCTTGAGAGGTGAGTCACCAGAGATATTTGTAGAAATACCGCCATACAGAATTCCTTACCTAAAAGGACTTTTTAAAAAGGTATGGATAAAAATAAAATGGTTCATTAAAGAGGCAGTCCCATGGGTTCTTGTTGGTGTATTCATTGTAAACATACTTTATGTACTCCATATAATTGATTTCATAGCAAGATTCACCAGCCCAGTAATTACACGAATCTTTGGCCTTCCAGCTGAAGCAGTAGTGGCACTCTTAATTGGGTTCTTACGTAAAGATGTAGCAGTTGGAATGCTTGCTCCACTTGGGTTAACTCTTAAGCAACTCATAATAGCTTCTGTTGTGCTTGCCATGTATTTCCCATGTGTTGCTACCTTCACAACTCTCGCAAAAGAATTGGGAGTCATGGATATGCTCAGATCAGCATGCATTATGATTGCTTCAGCCCTCATAGTGGGCGGAGTGCTTAATTTAATTTTATAA
- a CDS encoding FAD-dependent thymidylate synthase, with translation MEVILAGINVPVRVLENLPEEEKKKATPEIISAAYARISRSDKDVDELVDESIEDVSAARKSNESIIYGMGHHSVADHVIFNLNIKGVSRLLVESIEKRRLAGYTEKSQRYVTLDGDYIGPKEFSQKDLAKFDKLVKLQNDFYFKANSKLFEFLKKKFSDELDKLEGEDKKAFLKKLEGSAKEDARYSLCLATQTQLGCSYTGQTAELAIRELKYGRLKEEREFAKLLYDAIVEKAPSIIQLTDPELFKQHNPGQELKDDNFKYTDKSLRELVEEAFQFNSSPQDSANISKSNYDFLSEANVTLVSHNNPDRQILAALLHTYSNKPIVDCYTLADMLINKEQAKDFVKSSLKHISEFDKVPRAFETGFIIYEVITSASCFAQLKRHRMNTLLSQDYDPELGYTIPPNIEEIGLTLELKDVCDSSTNLYNDFKKEYGKAAEYCLTNAHRRRVTVATNIRQLYHISRIREDESAQWEIRDKTSKMSKLASKVAPTTTILLCGKHEFKNIYDQVMQRL, from the coding sequence ATGGAAGTTATTTTAGCCGGTATTAATGTTCCTGTGAGGGTTCTTGAAAATTTACCTGAAGAGGAAAAGAAGAAAGCAACACCAGAGATAATATCTGCTGCTTATGCCAGAATAAGCAGAAGCGATAAAGATGTTGATGAATTAGTTGATGAGTCCATAGAGGATGTTTCCGCTGCAAGAAAATCAAATGAATCAATTATTTATGGTATGGGACACCACTCTGTAGCTGACCATGTAATTTTTAATTTAAATATAAAAGGAGTATCAAGACTCCTTGTAGAATCAATAGAAAAAAGAAGATTAGCCGGCTATACTGAAAAATCTCAGCGCTATGTTACATTAGATGGTGATTATATCGGACCGAAAGAGTTTAGTCAAAAAGATTTAGCAAAATTTGATAAACTTGTAAAATTGCAAAATGATTTCTATTTCAAGGCTAATTCTAAACTTTTTGAATTCTTAAAGAAAAAGTTTTCTGATGAATTAGATAAATTAGAAGGCGAAGATAAAAAAGCCTTCTTGAAGAAATTGGAAGGTAGTGCAAAAGAAGATGCAAGATATAGTTTGTGCTTAGCAACTCAAACACAGCTTGGCTGTTCTTATACAGGCCAGACAGCGGAGCTGGCAATTAGAGAATTAAAATACGGTAGATTAAAAGAGGAAAGAGAGTTTGCTAAGTTATTGTATGATGCAATAGTAGAAAAAGCACCTTCTATAATTCAGCTCACTGACCCAGAACTATTTAAGCAGCACAATCCGGGACAAGAATTAAAAGATGATAATTTTAAGTATACAGATAAAAGCTTAAGGGAGCTTGTTGAAGAAGCTTTTCAATTTAATTCTTCTCCACAGGATTCTGCAAATATATCAAAAAGTAATTATGATTTTCTTTCAGAGGCCAATGTAACTCTTGTCAGCCATAATAACCCAGATAGACAAATTCTTGCTGCTTTATTACATACATATTCAAATAAACCAATAGTTGATTGCTATACTTTAGCAGATATGCTGATTAATAAAGAACAGGCTAAAGATTTTGTTAAAAGTTCCCTAAAACACATCAGCGAATTTGACAAAGTGCCACGTGCGTTTGAGACTGGTTTTATAATTTATGAAGTAATTACAAGTGCCAGCTGTTTTGCACAGCTTAAAAGGCATAGGATGAATACATTGTTAAGCCAAGACTATGACCCTGAACTCGGATATACAATTCCACCAAATATTGAGGAAATTGGATTAACACTTGAACTAAAGGATGTTTGTGACAGCTCTACTAATTTGTATAATGATTTTAAGAAAGAATATGGAAAGGCAGCTGAATATTGTTTAACAAATGCACATAGGAGGAGAGTTACTGTTGCAACAAACATAAGACAGTTATATCACATTTCAAGGATAAGAGAAGACGAGAGTGCACAGTGGGAGATAAGAGACAAAACAAGTAAGATGTCAAAATTGGCAAGTAAGGTAGCCCCTACTACAACCATACTTCTTTGTGGTAAGCATGAATTTAAAAACATTTATGACCAGGTAATGCAGAGATTGTAA
- a CDS encoding saccharopine dehydrogenase C-terminal domain-containing protein: MMKALVFGGSGKIGSAVAWDLAKDKDIDAIGIVGRRKEALEKIKKWIGSDKVIPHILDVSDREAIEKLMKQYDVGALALPDRGTSYRVVESAIETGLSIVDMLEEYHRKPDTYEIEKLQVPSGMTLDEYGEWLHNKAVDNGVTFVDGMGFAPGLSNITLGEGISKVDKAETAVARVGGIPSKEAAKKHPLKYIITWAFWHVLREYMVKVKVIKNGKVVEVDAMSDRESFRFTKFGKNEELECAITPGMPSFLYTRPYLNEFAEKTIRWPGHWQGIQTLKECGLLDLTPVEFKGMNIVPRDFLSSIITPKLMPLTDETDVCVMWNTMTGTKDGKKMRIDYYMWDEADTENGISSMMRVTGFPVAIATKLLLTGEIKDKGIVPPEECVKGNLYKKFMKELRKRNIVILEVPTIIG, translated from the coding sequence ATGATGAAAGCATTAGTTTTTGGGGGTTCAGGTAAGATTGGTTCTGCAGTTGCATGGGATTTGGCTAAAGACAAGGATATTGATGCAATAGGAATTGTTGGTAGGCGTAAAGAGGCTCTTGAAAAGATAAAAAAATGGATAGGTAGTGACAAAGTGATACCTCATATTCTTGATGTATCCGACAGAGAGGCCATAGAAAAATTGATGAAGCAATATGATGTTGGTGCGCTTGCACTACCCGATAGGGGGACAAGTTACAGAGTTGTTGAGAGTGCAATTGAAACTGGATTGAGTATTGTTGACATGCTTGAAGAATATCATAGGAAACCAGATACTTATGAGATTGAAAAATTACAAGTCCCGAGTGGGATGACACTTGATGAATATGGAGAATGGCTTCATAACAAAGCAGTAGATAATGGTGTAACATTTGTTGATGGAATGGGGTTTGCACCCGGTTTAAGTAACATCACGCTTGGTGAAGGAATCAGTAAAGTAGATAAGGCTGAGACAGCAGTGGCAAGAGTTGGTGGTATTCCATCAAAGGAAGCTGCTAAGAAACATCCACTAAAATACATAATCACATGGGCATTCTGGCATGTTTTGAGAGAGTATATGGTCAAGGTCAAAGTTATAAAGAATGGTAAGGTTGTGGAAGTAGATGCGATGAGTGATCGTGAAAGTTTTAGGTTCACAAAATTTGGTAAGAATGAAGAGTTAGAGTGCGCTATTACACCCGGTATGCCCAGTTTTCTTTATACAAGACCCTATCTTAATGAGTTTGCTGAAAAAACTATCCGGTGGCCTGGCCATTGGCAGGGAATACAGACTTTGAAGGAGTGCGGATTGCTCGACCTTACACCAGTAGAGTTCAAAGGTATGAATATAGTACCTCGTGATTTCTTATCGTCTATCATAACACCTAAGCTTATGCCATTGACAGATGAAACTGATGTATGTGTTATGTGGAATACGATGACAGGTACAAAAGATGGTAAAAAAATGAGAATCGATTACTATATGTGGGATGAAGCAGACACTGAGAATGGTATTTCTTCTATGATGAGAGTTACTGGGTTTCCAGTGGCAATAGCTACAAAACTTTTATTAACGGGGGAGATAAAAGATAAAGGCATAGTGCCTCCCGAGGAATGTGTAAAAGGAAATCTCTATAAGAAATTCATGAAAGAATTAAGAAAAAGAAATATAGTTATACTCGAGGTTCCCACAATAATAGGATAA